Proteins co-encoded in one Balneolaceae bacterium genomic window:
- a CDS encoding endonuclease domain-containing protein: MTKKFKHLGYNKELKEIARKLRKNSTPAEIRLWTKLLRAKKMKGYQFLRQRPVLNYIADFMCKELKLIIEVDGESHESENQWYKDKSRQKELEDYGFTILRFLDEEVFKDLKNVSRVIEQWIESHPPAPPSKGDFPNQRN, from the coding sequence ATGACTAAAAAATTCAAACATTTGGGATACAATAAAGAGCTAAAAGAAATTGCTCGAAAGCTTAGAAAGAATTCTACACCAGCTGAAATACGACTTTGGACAAAGCTATTGCGTGCTAAGAAAATGAAGGGCTATCAATTCTTAAGACAAAGGCCTGTATTGAATTATATTGCAGATTTTATGTGCAAAGAGTTGAAGCTAATTATAGAAGTAGATGGGGAGAGCCATGAGTCTGAGAATCAATGGTATAAGGATAAGTCAAGGCAAAAAGAATTGGAAGATTATGGATTTACCATATTAAGATTTTTAGATGAAGAAGTTTTTAAAGACTTGAAGAATGTGAGCAGAGTGATTGAACAGTGGATAGAGAGCCATCCCCCTGCGCCCCCTTCAAAGGGGGATTTTCCCAATCAAAGAAATTAA
- a CDS encoding ABC transporter ATP-binding protein: MYEAAIQTRNLTKKFGDFTAVNQVSFEVKQGEIFGFLGANGAGKTTAIKMLTGILSPTSGEGDVAGLDIYTESEAIKKKIGYMSQRFSLYDDLTVKENIRFYGGVYGLNRETLRDKYVEILEKVGLEGSMNSRVGSLPLGWKQKLAFSIALLHEPEIVFLDEPTSGVDPITRRQFWEMIYKASGEGVTVFITTHYMDEAEYCDRVSIMVDGNIEALDSPAELKRSFSADSIEEVFIELARGAENSDK, from the coding sequence ATGTATGAAGCTGCCATTCAAACCCGAAATCTGACCAAAAAATTTGGTGATTTTACAGCGGTTAATCAGGTTTCATTTGAGGTAAAACAAGGGGAGATATTTGGTTTTCTGGGAGCTAACGGAGCTGGAAAAACCACAGCCATTAAAATGCTGACAGGGATACTTTCTCCCACATCCGGAGAAGGAGATGTTGCCGGGTTAGATATTTATACTGAATCCGAAGCGATTAAAAAAAAGATCGGGTATATGAGTCAGCGTTTTTCCCTGTACGACGATTTGACTGTAAAAGAGAATATCCGGTTTTACGGCGGAGTCTATGGTTTAAATCGCGAAACACTTCGCGATAAGTATGTCGAAATCCTGGAAAAAGTGGGTCTTGAGGGATCCATGAATAGCCGGGTTGGTTCACTTCCATTGGGCTGGAAACAGAAACTGGCGTTTTCGATTGCGCTATTGCATGAACCGGAAATTGTGTTCCTGGATGAACCGACAAGTGGAGTCGATCCCATCACCCGCCGACAATTTTGGGAGATGATCTATAAAGCCTCCGGGGAGGGTGTAACCGTATTTATAACAACTCACTACATGGATGAAGCTGAATATTGTGATCGTGTATCGATCATGGTAGATGGAAATATAGAAGCGCTGGATTCTCCCGCTGAGTTGAAGAGATCATTTTCTGCTGATTCTATAGAGGAGGTTTTTATTGAACTGGCAAGAGGTGCCGAAAATAGTGATAAATAA
- a CDS encoding ABC transporter ATP-binding protein, translating to MKNAVEISNICKSYEDVQALREISFEVERGELFGLIGPDGAGKTSLFRILTTLLVPDAGEAHVLGMNVVDDYRKIRPILGYMPGKFSLYQDLSVEENIRFFASVFGTTLEQNYDLVKPIYKQLQPFKNRLAGALSGGMKQKLALSCALIHKPELLILDEPTTGVDAVSRKEFWEMLHLLKQQGITIMASTPYMDEADQCDRVALIQNGKILKINTPGDVAKSFSSDLYGIKSKQRFRLIQALRDYEFVKSVHPFGDSVHYSDQREDPDTSEILNHLNSRGIEDAEIRKIESDIEDTFMELMEKEQSHV from the coding sequence ATGAAGAACGCAGTAGAAATATCAAATATCTGTAAATCTTATGAGGATGTTCAAGCCCTGCGGGAGATCTCTTTTGAGGTAGAAAGGGGAGAATTGTTTGGTTTGATAGGACCGGATGGAGCCGGAAAAACATCTCTCTTCCGAATTCTTACTACTTTACTTGTGCCGGACGCCGGAGAAGCTCATGTACTGGGAATGAATGTAGTTGATGATTACAGGAAAATCAGGCCGATTCTTGGTTATATGCCCGGGAAGTTCTCACTCTACCAGGATTTAAGCGTTGAAGAGAACATTCGATTTTTTGCATCAGTATTTGGAACTACACTTGAACAAAATTACGATCTTGTCAAACCGATCTACAAACAACTGCAGCCCTTTAAAAACCGATTGGCCGGTGCACTTTCCGGTGGAATGAAACAGAAACTGGCATTGAGTTGTGCACTTATACACAAACCGGAACTGCTGATTCTGGATGAACCTACAACCGGTGTTGATGCGGTCTCACGAAAAGAGTTTTGGGAGATGCTTCACCTCCTAAAACAGCAGGGTATTACCATTATGGCGTCTACTCCCTATATGGATGAAGCTGATCAGTGCGACCGGGTAGCCCTTATTCAAAATGGAAAGATTTTGAAAATTAACACACCAGGTGATGTAGCAAAATCATTTTCGTCAGATCTTTATGGCATCAAATCAAAACAGAGGTTCCGATTGATCCAGGCACTACGCGATTACGAGTTTGTAAAATCAGTTCATCCGTTCGGTGATTCTGTTCATTATTCTGATCAACGAGAAGATCCAGATACAAGCGAAATTTTGAACCACCTGAATAGCCGTGGTATTGAAGATGCAGAGATTCGGAAAATAGAATCAGACATTGAAGATACATTCATGGAATTGATGGAAAAGGAGCAGAGCCATGTATGA
- a CDS encoding HlyD family efflux transporter periplasmic adaptor subunit: protein MELKKWSLTLLGLMVLISCSEENGSDAFGQFEADDVIISAEVNGRLLNFDIEEGQRLEEGAQVGRIDTTQLHLQKEELLASIFSIQTNLNKLDAQKAVLQTQLQTAQKELNRFRSLQKENAATQQQIDSAEGKVNTLQKQIESIDVEKSSVAAEVNRIEKKIAQIDDQINRAMITNPVNGTVLNKFAEEHELIGQGKPLYRIANLDEMILRVYISGAQLPQIQLGERAEVLFDKNVTENQRREGRVSWIASEAEFTPRMIQTKEERVTQVYAVKVRVDNPDGKLKIGMPGEVRFASDKIENE, encoded by the coding sequence ATGGAACTGAAAAAATGGTCACTCACACTTTTAGGTTTGATGGTTTTAATTTCCTGTTCGGAAGAGAACGGCTCAGATGCATTTGGACAGTTTGAAGCAGATGATGTCATCATCTCGGCAGAGGTAAACGGACGTCTGCTTAATTTCGATATTGAAGAAGGCCAGCGATTAGAAGAAGGAGCACAAGTTGGACGTATTGATACGACTCAGCTTCATCTGCAGAAAGAAGAACTGTTAGCTTCCATCTTCTCAATACAAACGAATCTGAACAAACTGGACGCACAAAAAGCAGTGCTGCAAACCCAGCTTCAAACGGCTCAGAAAGAGCTGAACCGCTTTCGATCTCTCCAAAAAGAGAATGCGGCAACTCAACAACAGATCGATTCGGCCGAAGGTAAAGTGAATACCCTCCAAAAACAGATTGAATCCATTGATGTGGAGAAGAGTTCAGTCGCGGCGGAGGTCAACCGGATTGAAAAGAAGATTGCACAGATCGACGATCAGATCAATCGGGCTATGATAACAAACCCAGTGAACGGAACGGTGTTGAACAAGTTTGCAGAGGAGCATGAATTGATTGGGCAAGGTAAACCTTTGTACAGAATTGCCAACCTGGATGAGATGATTCTGCGTGTATACATCTCTGGGGCACAGCTGCCGCAGATTCAACTTGGGGAGAGAGCAGAAGTGTTGTTTGATAAGAATGTAACAGAGAATCAACGAAGAGAGGGACGTGTAAGCTGGATTGCATCTGAAGCAGAATTTACTCCCCGAATGATTCAGACCAAAGAGGAGAGAGTTACACAGGTGTATGCCGTAAAAGTCCGGGTGGATAATCCGGACGGAAAATTGAAGATAGGCATGCCCGGTGAGGTCAGATTTGCATCAGATAAAATTGAAAATGAATAG
- a CDS encoding TolC family protein — translation MKWSLILILPLLFGSHLNAQSPRDTLTLEDCYKILYRENPVVNKIRTSRQIADLNKQIAKTGWYPDVELNASASYQSEVVEFPFESPGFDIPTFSKDHYNISLNITQPIFDGGRTRASKQLEDDNGEITEASLESDLLRLKEQVDQIYFGILILEKQREIVGLAVSDMKEQLEIVQSQVENGVLLPGNEATLRAEILNREQQLTKIGRDIVAGYEALNEILGGETPLIPTLILPEKKNWREQDLISTRPELEILDARKDLFETQEQLTNASKLPQVSLFARPFYGRPGFNLFEDNLQFNWIVGVQARWSLKTAQNASVKTDLLQLQRKNLEEDRTLFKRQQNTALSRLKQDINGFEEQIERDKEIVELRNQVAEEKKYLVEEGSATVTEYITELNEYIRAQLQLELRKIQKIQAIINYETEQGWRWN, via the coding sequence ATGAAATGGTCATTAATTTTAATCCTGCCGCTGTTGTTCGGCTCACACTTGAATGCCCAATCACCACGTGATACACTGACCCTGGAGGATTGCTACAAAATCTTATACAGGGAGAATCCTGTAGTGAATAAAATAAGGACGAGCCGACAGATTGCAGATCTGAATAAACAAATTGCAAAAACTGGCTGGTATCCGGATGTAGAACTAAACGCCAGTGCAAGCTATCAATCAGAGGTCGTAGAATTTCCATTTGAGTCTCCCGGTTTTGATATACCCACTTTCAGTAAAGATCATTACAACATTTCACTGAATATAACCCAACCCATTTTTGATGGTGGGCGAACCCGGGCTTCCAAACAGCTTGAGGATGATAACGGGGAAATTACAGAAGCCTCGCTTGAGTCGGACTTGTTGAGACTAAAGGAACAAGTAGATCAGATCTATTTTGGAATCTTAATTCTCGAAAAGCAGAGGGAAATTGTAGGATTAGCTGTTTCAGATATGAAAGAACAGCTTGAAATAGTTCAAAGCCAAGTTGAAAATGGTGTACTGCTTCCGGGAAATGAAGCTACGCTCAGGGCCGAGATTCTAAATAGAGAACAACAACTCACAAAAATTGGGCGCGACATAGTCGCGGGATATGAAGCACTCAATGAAATTTTAGGAGGTGAAACACCACTTATTCCCACATTGATTTTGCCTGAAAAGAAAAATTGGCGGGAGCAGGATTTAATATCAACACGTCCGGAACTGGAAATTCTTGATGCCAGAAAAGATCTGTTTGAGACTCAGGAGCAACTCACGAATGCAAGTAAACTCCCACAAGTGTCACTGTTTGCCCGGCCATTTTATGGGCGTCCGGGATTCAACCTGTTTGAGGATAATCTTCAATTCAACTGGATTGTAGGAGTACAGGCCCGATGGAGTTTGAAAACGGCTCAAAATGCCTCTGTAAAAACGGATCTGCTTCAACTCCAAAGAAAGAATCTTGAAGAGGATCGAACGCTCTTTAAACGACAACAGAATACTGCACTAAGCCGTCTTAAGCAGGATATTAATGGATTTGAGGAGCAGATTGAAAGGGATAAAGAGATCGTGGAACTGCGAAATCAGGTAGCTGAAGAGAAGAAATACCTGGTTGAAGAGGGGAGCGCAACCGTTACAGAATATATCACGGAATTGAATGAATATATCCGGGCTCAGTTGCAGCTTGAGCTGCGAAAAATTCAGAAAATACAAGCAATTATTAATTACGAAACAGAACAGGGATGGAGATGGAACTGA
- a CDS encoding TetR/AcrR family transcriptional regulator, protein MPIEKQTEEQIFLAAQRVFQQKGFAGARMQEIADEAEINKSMLHYYYRSKEKLFLEVFRSSVKKIFPQLIAILSSDDELDVKVKRVVEFYYNTFRKNPYLPSFVIHEMNQHPKRFKEFISSLDIEIPHQFAEQLNQEIEKGRVLPMKPIHFLINIVSLCLMPVIARTMVQTLFSLDDDEFDNFLEERKELVPKIIFSGVQP, encoded by the coding sequence ATGCCAATAGAAAAACAGACAGAGGAACAGATCTTTTTAGCTGCGCAAAGAGTCTTCCAGCAGAAAGGATTTGCTGGAGCCCGGATGCAGGAGATTGCCGATGAAGCGGAGATTAACAAGTCGATGCTTCATTACTATTATCGAAGTAAAGAGAAGTTGTTTTTAGAGGTATTCCGGTCAAGCGTAAAGAAGATCTTTCCTCAACTCATTGCCATCCTTTCTTCGGATGATGAATTGGACGTTAAAGTGAAAAGAGTGGTAGAGTTCTATTACAACACCTTCAGAAAAAATCCCTACTTGCCGTCATTTGTTATTCACGAGATGAATCAGCATCCAAAACGTTTTAAAGAGTTTATCTCTTCGCTGGACATTGAAATACCACATCAGTTTGCTGAACAGTTAAATCAAGAGATTGAGAAGGGAAGAGTGTTGCCCATGAAGCCGATCCATTTTTTGATCAATATTGTATCACTCTGTTTGATGCCGGTCATCGCCCGCACGATGGTACAAACTCTCTTCTCGCTTGATGATGATGAATTTGATAACTTTCTGGAGGAGAGAAAGGAACTTGTTCCAAAAATTATATTTAGCGGGGTGCAGCCATGA
- a CDS encoding transposase, which translates to MFRKSPKHPQIDLLSSAGQHLDERRQRQLRDPHRWHNSFYEHVFSQIDESIFHVLFDDQMGAPNAPVRQLVGMMILKDGFGFSDEQLFEACRFHLLFRQALGLVNLNDPPPTESTYYLFRKRIYEYDREHGTDLLGRVFGAMTSDQLLEFDVGGQKIRMDSKLIGSNIASFSRFELVCRTLKVFWRSLSEQAQEIAPQSAYQAMQELAAEDAQSTVYRSTHQEIQQRLEDLGGLVASLLDTYSCEDSSTYDLLKQVFTEQYTIDEDDDDSGQVSARDTQQITADSIQSPDDPECSYRRKGGQAVKGYTVNLTETIDEEQELQLITDVHLAPADCSDTDMLAPAIEATEQRTGRQVDTCYADGAYNRSIDKDQEADQQHVEMVLSGIQGAPSRFELTETEQGVTVYDTKTGNTHPAEPARRQKNSTEQRWRIRLDESQPCRYFGQSAIRASARRQAIAERPASERNKRNNVEASIWHLTHTLRSDKTCYRGLIKHKLWAWCRAIWVNMRRIQRYISQLDESGEQTQHYTPKTAQIA; encoded by the coding sequence ATGTTTAGAAAATCTCCAAAACACCCTCAGATTGACCTGTTATCCTCGGCTGGCCAGCATCTCGATGAGCGCCGCCAGCGTCAGCTTCGCGATCCCCATCGATGGCATAACTCCTTTTACGAACACGTATTCAGCCAAATCGATGAATCGATCTTCCATGTTTTGTTTGACGATCAGATGGGCGCACCCAACGCCCCGGTCCGGCAGCTGGTGGGGATGATGATCCTTAAAGACGGATTTGGATTCAGCGATGAGCAGCTCTTTGAAGCCTGCCGGTTCCACCTGCTGTTCCGCCAGGCCCTGGGACTTGTCAATCTCAACGACCCACCTCCCACCGAATCTACCTATTACCTGTTTCGAAAGCGTATCTATGAGTATGATCGCGAGCACGGCACGGACCTGCTTGGCCGGGTGTTTGGGGCCATGACCAGTGATCAGCTGCTTGAGTTTGATGTTGGCGGGCAGAAAATCCGTATGGACAGCAAACTGATCGGCAGCAACATCGCCAGTTTTTCCCGCTTTGAGCTGGTCTGCCGGACGCTGAAGGTGTTTTGGCGAAGTCTTTCCGAACAGGCTCAGGAAATTGCCCCCCAATCGGCCTACCAGGCGATGCAGGAGCTGGCCGCCGAGGACGCTCAGAGCACCGTTTACCGCTCCACCCACCAGGAGATTCAACAGCGGCTGGAAGACCTTGGAGGCCTGGTGGCCAGTCTTCTGGATACGTACAGCTGCGAGGACAGTTCTACATACGATCTTTTGAAGCAGGTTTTTACCGAACAATATACGATCGATGAGGATGATGATGATTCAGGGCAGGTGAGCGCACGGGATACCCAGCAGATCACCGCCGACAGCATCCAGTCGCCTGATGATCCGGAGTGCAGCTACCGGCGTAAAGGCGGCCAGGCGGTCAAAGGCTACACCGTGAACCTGACCGAGACGATTGACGAGGAACAGGAGTTACAGTTGATTACCGATGTGCACCTTGCCCCGGCCGATTGCAGCGATACAGACATGTTGGCCCCGGCCATTGAGGCCACCGAACAGCGTACCGGCCGCCAGGTGGACACCTGCTACGCCGATGGAGCCTATAATCGAAGCATAGACAAAGACCAGGAGGCTGACCAGCAGCACGTTGAGATGGTATTGAGTGGTATTCAGGGCGCCCCCTCCCGCTTTGAGCTTACCGAAACCGAGCAGGGAGTAACCGTGTATGATACGAAAACCGGTAACACCCATCCCGCCGAGCCGGCTCGCCGCCAGAAAAACTCCACCGAACAGCGATGGAGGATTCGGCTGGACGAGAGCCAGCCCTGCAGGTATTTCGGACAATCGGCCATTCGGGCCTCGGCCCGACGGCAGGCAATAGCCGAGCGCCCGGCGAGCGAACGCAACAAACGTAATAATGTGGAGGCGAGTATCTGGCACCTGACCCACACCTTGCGTTCCGATAAAACGTGCTATCGGGGATTAATCAAACATAAATTATGGGCATGGTGTCGGGCCATATGGGTGAATATGAGGCGTATTCAGCGATACATAAGCCAATTGGATGAATCAGGCGAACAAACCCAGCACTATACCCCGAAAACTGCTCAAATAGCCTGA
- a CDS encoding ROK family protein, translating into MEILGIDVGGSGIKGGIVDIKRGEMITERYRIPTPKPATPSAVLETIEAIINHFKWQGAVGCGFPAAVKHEIVKTASNIDDSWIGVNASEKIEKGTGCPTHLVNDVDAAGYAEVGFGAGENRYGTIFLAAFGTGIGTAVYHNQQLVPNTELGHIPMHGMAAEEYAANSVRKKEDLSWKEWGGRVNEYLQLIEFLFWPDLIIIGGGVSKKFKNYKNYLDLDTEVVPAQSRNHAGIIGAALAASVKQEI; encoded by the coding sequence ATGGAAATTTTAGGAATAGATGTCGGTGGATCAGGAATTAAAGGAGGAATTGTAGATATAAAACGAGGTGAAATGATTACCGAACGCTATCGAATTCCAACTCCAAAGCCGGCAACACCTTCAGCTGTACTTGAAACTATTGAAGCGATAATTAATCACTTTAAATGGCAGGGAGCGGTAGGTTGTGGATTTCCAGCTGCTGTGAAACATGAAATTGTTAAAACAGCTTCAAATATCGATGATTCGTGGATTGGTGTAAACGCCTCCGAAAAAATTGAGAAGGGTACAGGCTGCCCCACCCACCTTGTGAATGATGTAGATGCTGCCGGGTATGCAGAGGTGGGGTTTGGAGCGGGGGAGAATCGTTACGGGACTATATTTTTAGCTGCTTTTGGGACCGGTATTGGCACAGCTGTTTATCACAATCAACAGTTGGTACCAAATACGGAATTAGGGCATATACCGATGCATGGTATGGCGGCAGAAGAGTATGCAGCAAATTCAGTCAGGAAAAAAGAAGATTTAAGTTGGAAGGAGTGGGGTGGAAGAGTCAATGAATACTTGCAGTTAATTGAATTCCTGTTTTGGCCGGATTTGATCATTATCGGTGGCGGTGTCAGTAAAAAATTTAAGAATTATAAAAATTATCTTGATTTGGATACCGAAGTTGTCCCGGCCCAAAGTCGTAATCATGCGGGTATTATTGGTGCTGCACTTGCTGCCTCGGTAAAACAGGAGATATAG
- a CDS encoding TIGR03643 family protein, which produces MSTDYKEKYSIEPHEADRIIGMAWEDRTPFEAIEVQFGLSEDEVIDFMRRNLKENSFRRWRRRVSGRETKHRKLRKNEVNRFVSPAQNPITNNRISKKRY; this is translated from the coding sequence ATGAGCACGGATTACAAAGAAAAGTACAGCATCGAGCCTCACGAAGCTGATCGAATCATAGGCATGGCATGGGAAGATCGAACTCCCTTTGAAGCGATTGAAGTCCAGTTTGGCTTAAGCGAAGATGAGGTAATCGATTTTATGCGTCGTAATCTCAAAGAGAATAGTTTCAGGCGATGGAGACGCAGAGTTTCAGGACGAGAGACCAAACACAGAAAGCTTCGAAAAAATGAGGTTAACCGCTTTGTCTCCCCGGCTCAAAACCCGATTACGAATAACCGAATTTCCAAGAAGAGGTATTAG
- a CDS encoding helix-turn-helix domain-containing protein codes for MSISILEYHPGEPLQPFVELFWEGRFNISQHGILKQRVVPNGFVELIIHFSDLHCDLKRKRAWSQSPDYTIIGLHSKPYEVQFSDLVHAFGIRFKPEGIYNLFGIPASLFREGYDDMKLILGPTFHYFCEELRDACNGRKRLDLAKQYLITQLQKNNPELTYVNRAAELIRNTNEFDKIEELPNIVYVSLRQLEREFKEKIGTTPKRYMRINRLNEVYKMLENQKKLNYSKVAYECGYSDQSHFIRDFKSIMGVKPTIFVKNRHQFLVSGTT; via the coding sequence ATGTCTATATCAATTCTTGAGTACCATCCGGGTGAACCGCTTCAGCCATTTGTAGAACTATTTTGGGAAGGCCGATTTAATATCAGTCAACATGGTATTTTGAAACAGAGAGTGGTGCCAAATGGGTTTGTTGAATTAATTATTCACTTCTCAGATCTTCACTGCGATCTTAAACGAAAAAGAGCCTGGTCTCAATCACCCGATTATACAATTATTGGCTTGCATTCCAAGCCGTATGAAGTACAATTCAGTGATCTGGTACATGCGTTTGGCATCCGGTTCAAACCGGAGGGAATCTACAACCTCTTTGGCATCCCGGCATCTTTGTTTCGGGAGGGATATGATGATATGAAACTTATCCTGGGGCCAACATTTCATTACTTTTGTGAAGAGTTAAGGGATGCTTGTAACGGCAGGAAACGTTTAGATTTAGCCAAGCAATATCTGATCACACAGCTTCAAAAGAATAACCCAGAACTGACCTATGTGAATCGGGCGGCAGAGTTGATTCGAAACACCAATGAGTTTGATAAAATTGAAGAATTACCCAATATAGTTTATGTCAGCTTACGTCAATTAGAGCGGGAGTTCAAAGAAAAAATTGGAACAACTCCCAAAAGATATATGCGGATTAACCGGCTCAACGAAGTCTATAAAATGCTGGAGAATCAAAAAAAGCTGAATTATTCAAAAGTGGCCTATGAATGCGGATATTCTGATCAATCTCATTTTATCCGGGACTTTAAAAGTATCATGGGAGTTAAGCCTACAATTTTTGTTAAAAACAGGCACCAATTTCTCGTTTCTGGCACAACGTAA
- a CDS encoding T9SS type A sorting domain-containing protein codes for MIQRLFCRQQIPKAALLILLIFSTVYSIHAQDRPEFSFQEISKDSTFDVVTWNIEWFGDSERGPDNDQLQLQNVIEVIRTIDADLYAFQEIVNKPLFFALRDSLEGFSGFFASYVQQQKTAYLFRTSVIDSLDSGLLEAQQDEDDWAGGRFPLFFEFDLSIGEKTLRTFTYNLHSKAFADQNAYNQRSNSAASLKNYLDRSRSNASVLVLGDFNDGLTESTYQNEPSPYSPFVEDDFYLPITLPLEEDGQASYLSEQFRSFIDHIIATNTLKKIHIQGAQQVADISYIQNFESTTSDHAPVWTRFDFTENFEDTFVELPDEFAVGPNYPNPFNPATTIPFELNSPTTVSLSVYDMMGRTISVVTDQEPYNAGEHTLTFDASGLSSGIYIYRLELGTGESRTQKMSYIK; via the coding sequence ATGATTCAACGACTTTTTTGCAGGCAACAGATTCCGAAAGCAGCCCTTCTGATTCTGTTGATTTTCTCTACAGTGTATTCCATCCATGCCCAGGATAGACCCGAATTTTCATTCCAGGAGATCTCTAAAGACAGCACGTTTGATGTTGTGACATGGAATATTGAGTGGTTTGGAGATTCTGAAAGAGGGCCTGATAATGATCAACTTCAACTGCAAAATGTGATTGAGGTCATACGGACAATCGATGCAGATCTCTATGCTTTCCAGGAGATTGTAAATAAGCCGCTTTTCTTTGCTCTGAGAGACAGCCTTGAAGGGTTTAGCGGTTTCTTCGCAAGTTATGTTCAACAACAGAAAACAGCCTATCTGTTTAGAACATCAGTTATAGATTCGTTGGACTCCGGTTTGCTTGAGGCCCAACAAGATGAAGATGATTGGGCAGGTGGACGTTTTCCTTTATTCTTTGAATTCGATTTGAGTATTGGTGAAAAAACTTTGCGTACGTTCACCTACAATCTTCACTCGAAAGCCTTCGCTGATCAAAATGCATACAATCAGCGCAGTAATTCTGCCGCATCATTAAAAAACTATCTTGATCGATCCCGAAGTAATGCAAGTGTACTGGTTTTGGGTGATTTTAATGATGGTTTAACCGAATCCACATATCAAAATGAACCATCACCCTATTCTCCTTTTGTAGAGGATGATTTCTATCTGCCAATTACCTTACCGCTCGAAGAAGATGGCCAAGCCTCCTATCTGTCAGAACAGTTCCGAAGTTTTATCGATCATATTATTGCAACGAACACATTAAAAAAGATCCATATTCAGGGAGCTCAACAGGTTGCAGATATCAGTTATATCCAAAATTTTGAATCAACAACGTCCGATCATGCCCCGGTGTGGACACGCTTTGATTTTACAGAAAATTTCGAAGATACATTTGTTGAACTTCCGGATGAATTTGCGGTTGGCCCCAACTATCCCAATCCGTTTAATCCCGCAACTACCATTCCTTTTGAACTAAATTCCCCAACTACTGTAAGCCTGAGTGTATATGATATGATGGGGCGTACCATTTCTGTTGTAACCGATCAAGAGCCATATAACGCCGGAGAACATACACTTACATTTGACGCATCCGGGTTAAGCAGCGGAATTTATATCTACAGATTGGAATTGGGAACAGGTGAGAGCCGTACACAAAAGATGAGTTATATTAAATAA
- a CDS encoding thymidine kinase, whose amino-acid sequence MINEPSFLPNHAGWIEVVCGGMFSGKTEELIRRARRAHIAGQKVVIVKPALDNRYSDSEVVSHNENTLPGLTVDTADQIILLTSSAKVVCIDEAQFFDDRLIEVVNTLADDGKRVIIAGLDMDFEGRPFKPMPQLLAIAEYVTKLHAICAESGMMANFSQRVVENEDRLLVGEKDSYEPRARHCFRPPVDKKRGKALPPLNQTSPDTTKEEKS is encoded by the coding sequence ATGATTAATGAACCGTCTTTTCTGCCCAACCACGCGGGGTGGATAGAAGTTGTTTGCGGCGGGATGTTTAGCGGAAAAACTGAAGAACTTATTCGCAGGGCGAGGCGTGCTCATATTGCAGGGCAAAAAGTAGTAATTGTAAAACCTGCGCTTGATAACAGATACAGTGATTCTGAGGTTGTATCTCACAATGAGAACACTCTGCCGGGATTAACAGTAGATACCGCCGATCAAATTATCTTGTTAACATCATCCGCAAAAGTAGTGTGTATTGACGAAGCACAGTTTTTTGATGATCGCTTAATTGAGGTGGTAAATACGTTAGCAGACGACGGCAAGCGGGTCATCATCGCCGGGTTAGATATGGATTTTGAAGGCCGCCCTTTTAAACCGATGCCTCAATTACTGGCCATTGCGGAGTATGTTACAAAATTACATGCCATCTGTGCAGAAAGCGGAATGATGGCAAATTTCTCTCAGCGTGTTGTTGAGAACGAAGACCGGCTTCTCGTCGGCGAAAAAGATTCCTACGAACCTCGTGCCAGGCACTGCTTCCGCCCTCCTGTTGACAAAAAGCGTGGTAAAGCACTCCCGCCTTTAAATCAAACTTCACCTGATACAACAAAAGAAGAAAAATCTTAA